A single Spiroplasma floricola 23-6 DNA region contains:
- the coaE gene encoding dephospho-CoA kinase (Dephospho-CoA kinase (CoaE) performs the final step in coenzyme A biosynthesis.) — MKIIGVSGFIGSGKTTMLQYLDKNPKIKIIEADEISKKILYEKELIEFIKQKIPNALINEQIDRLILRQELFNNHKLNNEFTKIAWPLITKEIKNEILIEKQAELIFIEAAVISGIDIKFDKTILLVKNHSQRIKRVEKRDNRNCEEIDSITEFQKEKLKDYKFDYILENNSDKKTFYKNIDSLVELIK, encoded by the coding sequence ATGAAAATTATAGGAGTAAGTGGATTTATTGGCAGTGGAAAAACAACAATGTTGCAATATTTAGATAAAAATCCCAAAATTAAAATAATTGAAGCAGATGAAATTTCAAAAAAAATACTTTATGAAAAAGAACTTATAGAATTTATTAAACAAAAAATACCCAATGCTTTAATTAATGAACAAATTGATAGATTAATTTTAAGACAAGAATTATTTAATAATCATAAATTAAATAATGAATTTACAAAAATAGCATGACCTTTAATAACCAAAGAAATTAAAAATGAAATTTTAATTGAAAAACAAGCAGAGTTAATTTTTATTGAAGCTGCTGTAATAAGTGGCATAGATATTAAATTTGATAAAACAATTTTGCTTGTAAAAAATCACAGTCAAAGAATTAAAAGAGTAGAAAAAAGAGATAATAGAAATTGTGAAGAGATAGATTCAATTACTGAATTTCAAAAAGAAAAATTAAAAGATTATAAATTTGATTATATTTTGGAAAATAATTCAGATAAAAAAACTTTTTATAAAAACATTGATAGTTTAGTTGAATTAATAAAGTAG
- a CDS encoding methylated-DNA--[protein]-cysteine S-methyltransferase, translated as MREEKLIKVFKINIFENKILKIGIIGEKLCYLGFEKDDIYQFYKGYKVRNVLRKDEFEKYIDILRKFEKKEKIELNFEDFFLPNLTEKQLNVLKELVKLDYGQYMTYSDFAKHINKPDHTRFIATCMAQNPILLIVPCHRIISKNNEIKYRSGSEIKKFLIKNNY; from the coding sequence ATGAGAGAAGAAAAATTAATTAAAGTTTTTAAAATAAATATATTTGAAAACAAAATATTGAAAATTGGAATAATTGGTGAAAAACTATGTTATTTAGGTTTTGAAAAAGATGATATTTATCAATTTTATAAAGGTTATAAAGTTAGAAATGTTTTAAGAAAAGATGAATTTGAAAAATACATAGATATTTTAAGAAAATTTGAAAAAAAAGAAAAAATTGAGTTAAATTTTGAAGATTTTTTTCTTCCTAATTTAACTGAAAAACAATTGAATGTATTAAAAGAACTAGTTAAATTAGATTATGGACAATACATGACTTACTCTGATTTTGCAAAACATATTAATAAACCAGATCATACACGTTTTATAGCAACTTGTATGGCTCAAAATCCAATATTATTAATAGTTCCTTGTCATAGAATAATTTCAAAAAATAATGAAATCAAATATAGAAGTGGATCAGAAATTAAAAAATTTTTAATAAAAAATAATTATTAA
- the holA gene encoding DNA polymerase III subunit delta translates to MFFIYSNDNFLIKRQIEKLTQKINVDKEYEIFEYSLIDDPISSILEEINTYSIFSTKKIIIINECWFVTENKIKMNKTYDLKFIEQILNSTNKEVQIIMTLNSDKFSKRLKITKLVEEKCKLLKLDEPNSEQKKDILVKKLENNKIEYENEALELFIEKLPNDMHVFTNELAKIISLNKKLTCQLVEEITMKYHNFDTFQIANCFLSNDVKMFLKQWSSYLEINSDIFSFLALLANNLITLRNILILKQKNMNNSEIASTLAINPYRISKLLEQNKLNIDKINDKIKVLYVLEKNIKNGIYDSKIIPEIELLKMFNF, encoded by the coding sequence ATGTTCTTTATATACTCAAATGACAACTTTTTAATAAAAAGACAAATAGAGAAATTAACTCAAAAAATTAATGTGGATAAAGAATATGAAATTTTTGAATATTCATTAATTGATGATCCAATTTCTTCTATTTTAGAAGAAATAAATACTTATTCAATATTTTCAACAAAAAAAATAATAATTATAAATGAATGCTGATTTGTTACTGAAAATAAAATTAAAATGAACAAAACATATGATTTAAAATTTATAGAGCAAATTTTAAATTCAACAAATAAAGAAGTTCAAATAATTATGACTTTAAACTCAGATAAATTTTCAAAAAGATTAAAAATTACTAAATTAGTTGAAGAAAAATGTAAACTTTTAAAATTAGATGAGCCAAATTCAGAGCAAAAAAAAGATATTTTAGTCAAAAAACTTGAAAACAACAAAATTGAGTATGAAAATGAAGCTTTGGAATTATTTATTGAAAAATTACCAAATGATATGCATGTTTTTACAAATGAATTAGCAAAAATAATTTCATTAAATAAAAAGCTTACATGTCAATTAGTTGAAGAAATAACTATGAAATATCATAATTTTGATACATTTCAAATTGCAAATTGTTTTCTTTCAAATGATGTCAAAATGTTTTTAAAACAATGATCAAGTTATTTAGAAATAAACAGTGATATATTTTCATTTTTAGCCTTATTGGCAAATAACTTAATTACTTTAAGAAATATATTAATATTGAAGCAAAAAAACATGAATAATTCAGAAATTGCTTCAACATTAGCAATAAATCCTTATAGAATATCAAAGTTATTAGAACAAAATAAACTTAATATTGATAAAATAAATGATAAAATTAAAGTATTATATGTTCTTGAAAAAAACATAAAAAATGGAATTTATGATAGTAAAATAATTCCAGAGATTGAACTATTAAAAATGTTTAATTTTTAG
- the rpsT gene encoding 30S ribosomal protein S20, with the protein MANIKSQEKRILTNEKSRLANKAFRSSVKTAIKKALAAKAEESKEKDALINEAVSLLDKSVTKGIFKANKAAREKSRLMK; encoded by the coding sequence ATGGCAAATATTAAATCACAAGAAAAACGTATTTTAACTAATGAAAAATCACGTTTAGCAAACAAGGCTTTCAGAAGTTCAGTTAAAACTGCAATTAAAAAAGCTTTAGCTGCAAAAGCAGAAGAGTCAAAAGAAAAAGATGCTTTAATTAATGAAGCAGTAAGTTTATTAGACAAATCAGTAACTAAAGGAATCTTTAAAGCAAATAAAGCTGCAAGAGAAAAATCAAGATTAATGAAATAA
- a CDS encoding ComEC/Rec2 family competence protein: MKVGEVNVSVGEYISLTGNLENINVNGNFWELDFNSYLLNRNVKYKIIDSSIRKLNFYSIQYFLFKIINSSNNLSKLLLFQQKTDDPIYNNLNSYSLGYLINLSGLNIYIISNFLNKKLFDRCQIYKKYKIVLIILLFYYSYLLNFKLFILKSAILLIINWIELNWKFKFSRVTKLSILWIACLFINPLFIFNIGFIFTLIAFLFIKKYTDKKPITNIFYNFLIINVVFAPVQIFYYYKYFWFSSIFKVLLIPIITFSFTSSLFFMIPFLKTVLNLIYQLLYFFSKSLTYINLTTICGSFSFLFLIAYFTLFILISHFKFSKKILKLVFISLFSLNIFLIFELNQFSQISPSITMLNVGNGNSFLFQYKNRTILFDAGKGSGFNKNSLEQFLIYKGIRKIEAVFISHNHKDHYDQLESVKNSYKVKNIFFNYNLKTNYIFQDLKITNFIELNNNDENNNSQISLLEIANKKILFTGDATKKREYRLVKNEVFLTKIKGGIDFLQVGHHGSKTSTSEKFIEIIKPKTCYISGHKSKTLNFPNKETIETLNKYKCQTYVTNGTTSYKYKIKNGETFKI; this comes from the coding sequence TTGAAGGTAGGGGAGGTTAATGTATCAGTAGGGGAGTATATATCTTTAACAGGTAATCTAGAAAACATCAATGTTAATGGTAATTTTTGAGAGTTGGACTTTAATTCTTATTTATTAAATAGAAATGTTAAATATAAAATAATTGACAGTTCAATTAGGAAATTAAATTTTTATTCTATCCAATATTTTTTATTCAAAATAATAAACTCGTCTAATAATCTTTCCAAATTATTGCTTTTTCAACAAAAAACTGATGATCCAATTTACAATAACTTAAATTCCTATTCTTTGGGTTACTTAATTAATTTAAGTGGATTAAATATTTATATAATATCTAACTTTTTAAATAAAAAATTATTTGATAGATGTCAAATATATAAAAAATATAAAATAGTGCTAATTATCTTACTTTTTTATTACAGCTATCTTTTAAATTTCAAATTATTTATATTGAAATCTGCTATTTTACTTATTATTAATTGAATTGAATTAAATTGAAAATTTAAATTCTCTAGAGTTACCAAATTATCAATACTTTGAATTGCATGTTTATTTATAAATCCTTTATTCATTTTTAATATTGGTTTTATTTTTACTCTTATTGCTTTTTTATTTATAAAAAAATATACTGATAAAAAACCAATAACAAATATTTTCTATAATTTTTTAATCATAAATGTAGTTTTTGCACCTGTTCAAATATTCTATTATTACAAATATTTCTGATTTAGTTCAATTTTTAAAGTACTTTTAATTCCAATAATAACTTTTAGTTTTACAAGTTCTTTATTCTTTATGATTCCATTTTTAAAAACAGTTCTTAATTTAATTTATCAGTTACTATACTTCTTTTCTAAATCTTTGACCTATATTAATTTAACAACAATTTGTGGAAGCTTTAGTTTTCTATTTTTAATTGCTTACTTTACTTTGTTTATATTGATTAGTCATTTTAAATTCAGTAAAAAAATACTAAAGTTAGTTTTCATCTCTTTATTTAGCTTAAATATATTTTTAATATTTGAATTAAATCAGTTTTCACAAATTAGTCCAAGTATTACAATGTTAAATGTAGGTAATGGCAATAGCTTTTTATTTCAATATAAAAACAGAACTATTTTATTTGATGCTGGAAAAGGAAGTGGATTTAATAAAAATAGTTTAGAGCAGTTTTTAATTTATAAAGGAATAAGAAAAATTGAAGCTGTATTTATAAGTCATAATCATAAAGATCACTATGATCAACTTGAGAGTGTAAAAAATAGTTATAAAGTAAAGAATATATTTTTTAATTATAATTTAAAAACTAACTATATCTTTCAAGACTTAAAAATTACAAATTTTATAGAATTAAATAATAATGATGAAAATAACAATTCGCAAATATCTCTTCTTGAAATTGCAAACAAGAAAATTCTTTTTACAGGAGATGCAACAAAGAAAAGAGAATATCGTTTAGTTAAAAATGAAGTATTTTTAACTAAAATAAAAGGGGGAATTGACTTTTTGCAAGTTGGTCATCATGGAAGCAAAACTAGTACTTCTGAAAAGTTTATTGAAATTATTAAACCAAAAACTTGTTATATATCTGGGCATAAATCTAAGACTTTAAATTTTCCAAATAAAGAAACAATTGAAACACTAAACAAATATAAATGCCAAACTTATGTGACAAATGGCACTACAAGTTATAAATATAAGATTAAAAATGGAGAAACATTTAAAATATAA